Proteins encoded in a region of the Inquilinus sp. KBS0705 genome:
- a CDS encoding SGNH/GDSL hydrolase family protein, with protein sequence MAIRILTDHEYQINDGLWIACNTGNTLNNSDGSYTITQGLNVDIPIDQLKVRVKAIGDTPASAALKNAVAFNAPLAPKKIQAFFIGDSLTAGIGTTGVGTSASGNYFGVNSYPVKTISKLTGLDIDGYNMAYPGRRAVDFNPNYLIPTIGRFNKELYTDIYCIVFFGANDLCTMDSTAFVTAITETCGTLKDAGAKVILVPVLSRKDTYAASISYNNISRRNTFNAWLASNYATICDAYVDLSEHPEIFADNAPDNTTYFKDPDSDGYNKVHLTDAGADILAIAVADTITALAGTGSIPIIPVDYASNFIDAAGITDATQISAIQTLVSDLIEANIWHKLPAIYPFVGATETSNKLNLRDPRDLDVAYRLDFIGSPFYSLNGVTWHSGSYADTHFGGIGADVFNYLNCSLHYYSGAVTSAGIDIGVYSTSPFWLGIKLGGNSYTSIGDSTGTGVSESYSDLGFFTTSRVNYNKRSLYKNGTLVRDTNVNISGASGNNIWIGCLNNGDSVQYASERLCSYAAIGYGLTATEEAAHYAAIQAFQTTLGRAI encoded by the coding sequence ATGGCAATTAGAATTTTAACAGATCACGAATATCAAATCAACGATGGTTTATGGATAGCATGTAATACTGGAAACACTTTAAATAATAGCGATGGATCTTATACTATTACCCAAGGGTTAAACGTGGATATTCCTATAGATCAATTAAAGGTACGTGTAAAAGCAATTGGAGATACCCCGGCAAGTGCTGCACTTAAAAATGCTGTAGCCTTTAACGCCCCATTAGCTCCCAAAAAAATACAAGCATTTTTTATAGGTGATAGTTTGACTGCGGGAATTGGTACAACCGGTGTTGGTACAAGCGCAAGCGGCAACTATTTTGGCGTTAATTCTTATCCAGTTAAAACTATATCAAAATTAACAGGCTTGGATATTGATGGCTATAATATGGCATACCCCGGCAGGAGGGCTGTCGATTTTAACCCAAACTATTTAATTCCAACTATTGGTCGTTTTAACAAAGAGCTTTATACTGATATCTACTGTATCGTCTTTTTTGGCGCTAATGATCTTTGCACAATGGACTCAACAGCTTTTGTTACAGCAATTACTGAAACATGCGGTACCTTAAAAGATGCAGGCGCTAAAGTTATACTTGTACCTGTGCTTTCTAGAAAAGACACATATGCAGCATCCATTAGCTATAATAATATTTCCAGACGAAATACTTTTAACGCGTGGCTAGCATCTAATTATGCTACTATTTGTGATGCTTATGTTGACCTTTCGGAGCATCCAGAAATATTTGCAGACAATGCCCCGGATAATACTACTTATTTTAAAGACCCTGACTCGGACGGTTACAATAAGGTCCATTTAACAGATGCAGGAGCTGATATATTAGCCATTGCTGTAGCTGATACTATAACTGCTTTGGCGGGAACTGGTTCTATACCCATAATCCCTGTTGATTATGCATCTAATTTTATAGATGCAGCCGGAATTACAGACGCCACACAAATATCAGCTATACAAACATTAGTATCTGATTTAATAGAAGCGAATATTTGGCATAAATTACCTGCTATTTATCCATTTGTTGGTGCCACCGAAACATCCAATAAATTAAATCTTAGAGATCCAAGGGATTTAGACGTTGCATATCGTTTGGATTTTATCGGAAGCCCATTTTATAGTCTAAATGGCGTCACATGGCATAGTGGTTCATATGCTGATACCCATTTTGGAGGCATTGGTGCCGATGTTTTTAATTACTTAAATTGTAGCTTACATTATTATTCTGGAGCGGTAACATCAGCGGGTATTGACATAGGGGTTTACAGCACCAGTCCTTTTTGGTTAGGTATAAAACTTGGAGGTAATAGTTACACATCAATTGGTGATAGTACAGGAACTGGAGTTTCTGAATCATATTCTGATTTGGGATTCTTTACAACTAGTCGGGTGAACTATAATAAACGAAGTTTATATAAAAATGGCACTTTAGTCCGAGATACTAATGTAAACATAAGTGGTGCCTCTGGAAATAATATCTGGATTGGTTGTCTTAACAATGGCGATAGCGTGCAATATGCCTCAGAGAGGCTATGTTCTTATGCAGCAATAGGTTATGGACTAACAGCGACAGAGGAAGCCGCTCATTATGCAGCAATTCAAGCTTTTCAAACAACTTTAGGTAGAGCAATCTAA
- a CDS encoding acyltransferase: MKKLDYITVLRAIAILGVLIVHVSLQSINIEKIHPYIIAIINNGARGVQLFYLLSAFTLFLSFSNRVNEKKTVRNYFIRRFFRIAPLYYIAIVYYLWQDGFGPRYWLGNDPSISLGNIISNFTFTHGFSPYWIASLVPGGWSVAIEVAFYCLVPFLYYRIKNIQQAYNFLLVTLAIRFILLLIFQHIILIPENRLWNEYLFLYFPNQLPIFALGIILYFLIYSETYEINLKSLLLGAIFLLVGFSLEQQLLIYNLFLFGLSFILLVIALQKYHPKILFNQAFLYIGKVSYTLYLTHWAAIYFLNKFRLINFFEKVNEPFAIINLIINYLIVLSISLFFSCILNYFIEEPLQKFGKKIINHTSEKIC, translated from the coding sequence GTGAAGAAGTTGGATTATATAACCGTGCTACGGGCCATAGCTATTCTAGGTGTACTAATTGTTCATGTGAGTCTGCAATCAATTAATATTGAAAAGATACACCCTTACATAATTGCCATAATAAATAACGGAGCACGTGGTGTACAATTATTTTATTTACTAAGTGCTTTTACGTTATTTCTTTCTTTTAGCAATAGGGTAAATGAAAAAAAGACTGTAAGGAACTATTTTATTAGGAGATTTTTTAGGATAGCACCTTTGTATTATATAGCAATAGTTTATTATTTATGGCAGGATGGCTTTGGACCTCGCTATTGGTTGGGGAATGATCCCAGTATTTCATTAGGGAATATAATATCAAACTTCACTTTTACCCATGGCTTTAGTCCATATTGGATAGCAAGCTTGGTGCCTGGCGGGTGGTCGGTAGCAATCGAAGTTGCATTTTACTGCTTAGTCCCTTTTTTATATTATAGAATCAAAAATATCCAACAAGCATATAATTTTTTATTAGTCACGTTGGCAATTAGGTTTATTTTACTCTTAATTTTCCAACATATAATTTTAATACCCGAAAATCGTTTATGGAACGAGTACCTCTTTTTATATTTCCCAAATCAATTGCCCATTTTTGCATTAGGTATTATCTTATATTTTCTCATATATAGTGAAACGTATGAAATTAATTTAAAATCCCTTTTATTGGGGGCGATTTTTTTGCTTGTGGGATTTTCTCTTGAGCAGCAATTGTTAATATATAATTTATTTCTCTTCGGGCTATCCTTTATATTATTAGTAATTGCTTTACAGAAATATCATCCTAAGATATTATTCAATCAAGCATTTTTGTACATAGGGAAGGTTAGTTATACACTTTATTTAACACATTGGGCAGCAATTTATTTTTTGAATAAATTCAGGCTTATCAACTTTTTCGAGAAAGTAAATGAACCATTTGCAATTATTAATTTAATAATAAATTATTTAATAGTATTATCAATAAGTTTATTTTTTTCGTGTATTCTAAATTACTTTATTGAAGAGCCCTTGCAAAAATTTGGCAAAAAAATCATTAATCACACCTCTGAGAAAATTTGTTAG
- a CDS encoding lysozyme yields MKKMKLSDHGIAVIKNFEGLRLNAYRDVAGIWTIGYGSTKYHDDKAIKPGDKLTGEEQADALFKNTLGKYVDAVNNGVKVPLNQNQFDALVSFTYNLGTGVMATSTLVKMLNKGDYTAAADQFLLWDKITDQQNGKKIICKTLSKRREQERALFLS; encoded by the coding sequence ATGAAAAAAATGAAGTTAAGTGATCACGGTATAGCGGTAATCAAAAACTTTGAAGGGTTGAGGCTAAACGCCTACCGCGACGTTGCCGGCATTTGGACCATCGGTTATGGGTCTACTAAGTACCACGATGACAAAGCCATTAAACCTGGCGATAAATTGACCGGCGAGGAACAAGCCGATGCCCTGTTTAAAAATACGTTAGGCAAATATGTTGATGCGGTTAATAACGGGGTTAAAGTTCCGCTTAATCAAAATCAATTTGATGCGCTGGTATCGTTCACCTACAATTTAGGCACGGGAGTAATGGCAACATCTACATTAGTTAAAATGCTTAACAAAGGCGATTATACCGCTGCCGCAGATCAATTCCTTTTATGGGATAAAATAACAGACCAACAAAATGGCAAAAAAATAATTTGCAAAACACTTTCTAAACGCCGCGAACAGGAGCGCGCATTATTTTTATCATGA
- a CDS encoding DUF1684 domain-containing protein translates to MKYALSLLLILSTALSSLAQTYQAQIASYRQGYMNDFLEDKRSPLKKEDLSYLRFYDADSTYKVEAKSALMLNNQSFIMPVFSGTGSEYVPYALLKFTLKGQPMQLTVYRSVALAKTQAYKDYLFLPFTDETNGKETYAGGRYIDLREGDIKDGTVIIDFNKAYNPYCAFGSGYACPKPPDGNHLTIALQAGEKAFGKEH, encoded by the coding sequence ATGAAATACGCATTAAGTTTATTGTTAATATTAAGCACCGCCCTTAGTAGTTTAGCCCAAACCTACCAGGCTCAAATCGCCAGCTATCGGCAAGGCTATATGAATGATTTTTTGGAAGATAAACGTTCTCCGCTAAAAAAGGAAGACCTGTCCTACCTGCGCTTTTATGATGCAGATAGTACATATAAAGTGGAGGCAAAATCAGCGCTAATGTTAAATAATCAATCGTTTATTATGCCTGTATTTAGCGGCACAGGCAGCGAGTATGTGCCTTATGCATTACTTAAATTTACGCTTAAAGGCCAACCGATGCAACTTACTGTTTATCGTAGTGTAGCATTGGCTAAAACCCAGGCTTATAAAGATTATTTATTTTTACCATTTACCGATGAAACCAACGGTAAAGAAACGTATGCCGGCGGTCGTTACATAGATTTACGCGAAGGAGATATTAAAGATGGCACAGTAATCATTGATTTTAACAAAGCTTACAATCCGTATTGTGCTTTTGGTAGCGGTTATGCCTGCCCTAAACCACCAGATGGCAACCATTTAACCATTGCCCTGCAAGCAGGAGAAAAAGCTTTTGGTAAAGAACATTGA
- a CDS encoding class I SAM-dependent methyltransferase codes for MENTLQQLYGNIDIYLFDQLLKGRFDDCRKVLDAGCGGGRNLIYFLKNGFEVFGIDPNPEAITAVKVLSQTLAPFNPVKNFVTGIAEDMPFDNETFDLVIASAVLHFAENTGHFDAMLRSIFRVLKPGGYFFARLASDIGIEEQVTLLSDRRYILPDGSERFLVNEQMLLAYTDVLGGELFEPLKTTNVQNLRCMTTWCVRKK; via the coding sequence ATGGAAAATACGTTACAGCAACTTTACGGTAACATTGATATATACCTGTTCGATCAGCTTTTAAAAGGCCGTTTCGACGATTGCAGAAAGGTGCTTGATGCCGGATGTGGCGGTGGACGCAATCTTATTTATTTTTTAAAGAATGGTTTTGAAGTATTTGGCATCGACCCGAATCCCGAAGCGATAACAGCAGTGAAGGTATTATCGCAAACACTTGCTCCATTTAACCCCGTTAAAAATTTTGTAACAGGTATCGCCGAAGATATGCCATTTGATAATGAAACATTCGATTTGGTGATTGCAAGCGCTGTGTTGCATTTTGCCGAAAATACCGGGCATTTTGATGCCATGCTGCGCTCGATATTTAGGGTGCTTAAACCAGGCGGTTACTTTTTTGCCCGCCTGGCATCAGACATAGGTATTGAGGAACAGGTGACACTGCTTAGCGACCGCCGCTATATTTTGCCCGACGGATCTGAACGCTTTTTGGTGAACGAACAAATGCTACTCGCTTATACCGATGTTTTAGGCGGAGAGCTTTTTGAACCACTTAAAACTACCAACGTACAAAATTTAAGATGTATGACAACCTGGTGCGTACGGAAAAAATAG
- a CDS encoding carbohydrate binding family 9 domain-containing protein: MLCLCLFCGTLFGQQKKNANYRLHIKKTTGPIKIDGVADEADWTRADSAADFFLVLPMDTSFAKVKTAVRMAYDKDNLYLVATCYTPNPGPYMVESLKRDFSFVKNDNFLLFMDPFDARTDGFSFGANAAGAQWDGTMYEGGKVDLSWDNKWYSQVKNYPDKWVLEAAIPFKSIRYKKGIREWGINFSRNDLVTTEKSSWAPVPRQFPTASLAYTGTLVWDEEPPVASSNVSVIPYVLGGVTKDFENGGKPAVWRKDIGGDVKVALNSSLNLDMTVNPDFSQVDVDQQVINLNRYELFFPEKRQFFLENGDLFANFGYSDIRPFFSRRIGLNAPIRFGTRLTGKIDKDWRVGVMDVQTGQSGTANLPGQNFGIVTLQRRVLSRSNIAFMFVNKDATGSAPAAGNTAPGYNRNIGAEFNLASSNNLITGKLMGMKSFSPGVSGHDYVGAGHVQYLSKYWTAYIQQEYVGRNYNAEVGYVPRTGYNKLSPLLLHNFFPKSGGVLSHGLQYSGVYFFDESFKRTDNESILSYIITLRSRATFTVSGLDDYVKLLRPFDPTNTGKGMLPTGSVNHWQTIDVQFASKPQSVFTYLFDVARGGYYQNGDRFSVTGQIGYRFQPYVNLILNTTYTNLNLPAPYGRNKFWLIGPRADVTFTNTLYFTTFVQYNEQAKNMNINSRLQWRYKPASDFFIVYGDNSIPSPFTVKNRQLTVKWTYWWNI; the protein is encoded by the coding sequence CTGCTATGCTTGTGCCTGTTTTGCGGCACCTTGTTTGGCCAACAAAAAAAGAATGCCAATTACCGGCTGCATATAAAAAAAACTACCGGTCCTATAAAAATTGATGGTGTAGCCGACGAAGCCGACTGGACACGCGCCGACTCGGCTGCTGATTTCTTTTTGGTATTGCCCATGGATACCAGTTTTGCCAAAGTAAAAACCGCCGTACGTATGGCTTATGATAAAGACAACCTTTATTTAGTGGCTACGTGTTATACACCCAACCCGGGGCCATATATGGTCGAGTCGCTTAAGCGCGATTTTAGCTTTGTAAAAAATGATAACTTTTTGCTGTTTATGGACCCCTTTGATGCCCGTACCGATGGCTTTAGCTTTGGCGCTAACGCTGCCGGCGCACAATGGGACGGAACGATGTACGAAGGTGGGAAGGTTGACCTTAGCTGGGATAACAAGTGGTACTCACAGGTAAAAAACTACCCCGATAAATGGGTACTGGAAGCGGCCATTCCCTTTAAAAGTATCCGTTATAAAAAGGGCATACGCGAGTGGGGTATCAACTTTAGCCGCAATGACCTTGTCACTACCGAAAAATCGAGCTGGGCACCTGTGCCAAGGCAGTTCCCTACGGCATCACTGGCCTATACCGGCACCCTGGTTTGGGACGAAGAGCCACCCGTTGCCAGTAGCAATGTATCGGTTATACCCTACGTATTGGGCGGTGTTACCAAAGATTTTGAGAACGGGGGCAAGCCTGCCGTTTGGCGTAAAGATATCGGAGGCGATGTAAAAGTGGCCCTCAACTCGTCGCTTAACCTAGACATGACGGTTAACCCCGATTTTTCGCAGGTAGATGTAGACCAGCAGGTAATTAACCTTAACAGGTACGAGCTTTTCTTTCCCGAAAAGCGTCAGTTTTTTTTAGAGAACGGCGATTTGTTCGCCAACTTTGGCTATAGTGATATCCGTCCTTTCTTTTCGCGCAGAATAGGTTTAAATGCACCCATACGCTTTGGCACAAGACTTACCGGGAAAATAGATAAAGACTGGCGTGTAGGCGTAATGGATGTGCAAACCGGGCAATCCGGCACAGCTAACTTGCCGGGGCAAAACTTTGGCATTGTTACCCTGCAAAGGCGTGTATTATCGCGATCAAACATCGCCTTTATGTTTGTGAATAAGGACGCTACGGGTAGTGCTCCCGCTGCAGGTAACACAGCACCGGGTTATAATCGTAATATTGGGGCCGAATTTAACCTTGCATCGTCAAACAATTTAATAACGGGTAAGCTTATGGGGATGAAATCTTTCAGCCCCGGCGTAAGCGGCCATGATTACGTTGGCGCCGGCCACGTACAATACCTTAGTAAATACTGGACGGCATATATACAGCAAGAGTATGTGGGCCGTAACTACAATGCCGAAGTAGGCTACGTACCGCGCACAGGGTATAATAAGCTTAGCCCTTTGCTGCTGCATAATTTTTTTCCTAAGAGTGGCGGTGTACTATCGCATGGCTTACAATACTCTGGCGTATACTTTTTTGATGAAAGCTTTAAACGTACCGATAACGAAAGCATCCTATCTTACATAATCACTCTACGCAGCCGCGCTACCTTCACTGTTTCGGGCCTTGATGATTATGTAAAGCTACTGCGCCCTTTTGACCCTACCAATACCGGCAAAGGTATGCTACCAACCGGCAGCGTAAATCACTGGCAAACCATTGATGTGCAATTTGCATCAAAACCACAAAGTGTATTTACTTATCTGTTTGATGTAGCCCGCGGCGGATATTATCAAAATGGCGACAGGTTTAGCGTTACCGGGCAAATAGGCTATCGCTTTCAGCCTTATGTAAATTTGATACTGAACACCACCTATACCAATTTGAACCTGCCTGCCCCCTATGGTCGTAACAAATTTTGGCTGATAGGACCACGGGCTGATGTTACATTTACCAACACCCTGTACTTTACCACTTTTGTGCAGTACAACGAACAGGCTAAAAACATGAATATTAACAGCCGTTTGCAATGGCGCTACAAACCAGCATCCGACTTTTTTATAGTTTATGGCGACAACTCCATACCATCGCCCTTTACAGTCAAAAACCGGCAGCTAACCGTTAAGTGGACGTATTGGTGGAACATATAA
- a CDS encoding OmpA family protein: MSSINNLKQKFSILLTMVLFACTTVHAQTTQPTWWYGLSGAANFNFYTGTTQVLSNGLIAPTAFHKGNGVRPYGSILLEYRPKSVVGLMLNVAYDGRGGKFKDVVAPCNCPATLSTNTSYVAIEPSIRLGIPQSGLYFFAGPRVAFNVSKSYAYTQLKQPDANGDLSDMRKSLLSGQVGVGYDIMTTSPASSTQMSISPFVSFHPYFGQDPRSIESWSVTTVRAGIALKFGKSKKTISEVTITPAYRDFLFTVQAPKNIPVKREVSETLPLRNSVFFDEGSTQISPRYVTLTTANAAAFKETKLQTASEESMRGRSARQLNVYHNILNILGDRLRSNPSAVITLTGASLRGPAEGEMLAQSVKQYLVTAYAIDGSRIAVVGRTKPLISSEQPGGSKELLLLREGDRRVDITSASPELLMEVGGGMMKPVNFTTIQPDPLDSRVVLTVDSAQQLLKSWSVDVADNAGTVQHYGPYTRNQESIPGSAILGNNTQGDYKVVMTGETRKGQPIRKESTVHLTRQTETIGKALRYSILYDFDSSNSTASYDKFLTNVVAPAIADGSTVIIHGHTDVIGEEEYNMKLSQQRANDVQTTLSRALTAAGKNNVKFETLGFGEDTSHAPFENTVPEERFYNRTVIIDIIPVK; this comes from the coding sequence ATGTCATCCATTAATAATTTAAAACAAAAGTTTTCCATCCTGTTAACGATGGTGCTTTTTGCCTGCACTACAGTGCATGCGCAAACTACACAGCCTACCTGGTGGTATGGCCTTTCGGGCGCTGCAAATTTTAACTTTTACACCGGTACAACACAAGTATTAAGCAATGGCCTTATTGCGCCAACTGCTTTCCATAAAGGTAATGGTGTACGCCCTTACGGGTCAATATTATTAGAGTACCGCCCTAAAAGTGTTGTAGGCCTTATGTTAAATGTGGCTTATGATGGGCGTGGTGGTAAATTTAAAGATGTTGTAGCGCCATGTAACTGCCCCGCTACATTGAGTACCAATACCAGCTATGTTGCTATTGAGCCCAGCATACGTTTAGGTATACCACAGTCTGGCCTATACTTTTTTGCAGGTCCGCGTGTAGCTTTTAATGTTAGCAAAAGTTATGCTTACACACAGCTTAAACAACCCGATGCTAACGGTGATCTTAGCGATATGCGCAAGTCCCTGCTTTCGGGCCAGGTGGGTGTTGGCTACGATATCATGACCACATCACCTGCAAGCAGCACACAAATGAGCATATCGCCGTTTGTTTCGTTCCACCCTTATTTTGGACAGGATCCGCGCAGTATCGAAAGCTGGTCGGTAACTACCGTTCGCGCAGGTATAGCATTAAAGTTTGGCAAGTCTAAAAAGACGATTTCTGAAGTAACAATTACACCGGCCTACCGCGATTTCCTTTTTACGGTTCAAGCACCAAAAAACATCCCTGTAAAACGCGAGGTAAGCGAAACCCTGCCGTTGCGTAATTCGGTATTTTTTGATGAAGGGTCAACCCAGATTTCGCCACGATATGTAACCCTGACCACAGCTAATGCTGCTGCTTTTAAAGAAACCAAATTGCAAACCGCATCAGAAGAAAGCATGAGAGGCCGATCTGCAAGGCAATTAAATGTTTACCACAACATTCTGAATATACTAGGTGATCGTTTACGGTCAAACCCAAGCGCGGTGATCACCCTTACCGGTGCATCGTTACGTGGCCCTGCCGAAGGCGAAATGCTTGCCCAATCGGTAAAGCAATACCTGGTTACAGCATATGCCATTGATGGTTCACGGATAGCAGTTGTTGGCCGGACTAAGCCGCTTATCTCTTCAGAACAGCCGGGCGGCAGCAAAGAGCTTTTGCTTTTACGTGAAGGCGACCGACGAGTTGATATTACAAGTGCATCACCCGAGCTACTAATGGAAGTTGGTGGCGGCATGATGAAGCCGGTTAACTTTACAACCATACAGCCCGATCCGCTTGACAGCCGCGTAGTTTTAACGGTTGATAGCGCGCAGCAGTTGCTTAAATCATGGTCAGTAGATGTTGCCGATAATGCCGGCACTGTTCAACACTACGGCCCTTACACACGTAACCAGGAAAGTATACCCGGTTCGGCTATATTAGGCAATAACACCCAGGGTGATTACAAAGTGGTAATGACCGGCGAAACACGTAAAGGCCAACCCATACGTAAGGAAAGTACTGTTCATCTGACACGCCAAACCGAAACTATAGGAAAGGCTTTACGCTACAGCATTTTGTACGATTTTGATAGCTCAAATTCAACAGCATCGTATGATAAATTTTTAACCAATGTGGTAGCTCCTGCTATTGCCGATGGCTCGACAGTTATTATACATGGGCATACTGATGTGATAGGCGAAGAAGAATATAACATGAAATTATCGCAGCAACGTGCCAATGATGTACAAACTACATTATCCCGTGCATTAACTGCAGCCGGTAAAAACAATGTTAAGTTTGAAACCTTGGGATTTGGCGAGGATACCAGCCATGCACCATTTGAAAACACCGTTCCCGAAGAGCGCTTTTACAACCGTACCGTTATTATAGATATTATACCGGTTAAATAA
- a CDS encoding DUF3494 domain-containing protein produces the protein MNKKTTPTTDGSYMRKSIEYTGVIKAIWSIALLLTIITACKKDNYKGEITGNCPVVVSTDPTDKAIDVVLNKVITATFNTNMAAASINDKTFLIKQGSNIVSGKVAATADAKVFTFTPDQPLLPFVLYNGTITTGATDSLRTAMVSNYTWSFTTIPQVTLTSNPVAGGVSTGAGLFAQGSDVTVTATPNTGYTFTNWTKNKVIVSTSSDYLFKMAGNAALVANYAAVPAGKFAVNLSSSPVAGGTTTGAGSFTAGTTVTVTAKASSGYTFTNWTQAGTVASTSTSYPFKITGNRSLVAHFTKVAAGSFALNLSSSPTAGGTTTGSGPYTSGATATATAKANAGYNFKNWTNNGAIVSASTSYQVVMNSDVTLVANFVKVTPGNVALNLSSNPAIGGTTTGSGSYVIGTTATATAKANTGYSFTNWTRAGNIVSTSTSYQVVMTANTTLVANFTKVVAGNFALNLSSSPFAGGKTVGSGSFASGTLVTATATANIGYTFTNWTDNGVVASIAASYKFALLANRTLVANFTLIPPIGPPPINLGTAGNFTALTKSGISTTGVTSIVGNIGVSPISATSITGFGLIMDANGQSSHTPIVTGKVFAADYAAPTPAKMTTAVNDMQTAYTTGMGLVTPAPIVDLYAGNISGRILPPGLYKYNTGVLITNAGVTLTGGPNDTWVFQISQNLTVNGSAKITLLGGAQAKNIFWVVAGQATLGTNVNFSGIILSKTLISLNTGARVNGKLLAQTAVTLNAATVTTP, from the coding sequence ATGAACAAAAAAACTACCCCTACTACGGATGGCTCTTATATGCGTAAAAGCATAGAGTACACCGGAGTAATTAAAGCCATCTGGTCAATCGCACTGCTCCTGACCATTATAACTGCTTGTAAAAAAGACAACTACAAAGGCGAAATAACCGGTAACTGCCCTGTAGTGGTTTCGACTGATCCTACGGATAAAGCTATCGACGTTGTGCTTAATAAAGTAATAACGGCAACCTTCAATACTAATATGGCTGCTGCAAGCATTAACGATAAGACTTTTCTGATTAAACAGGGAAGTAATATTGTTAGCGGAAAAGTAGCCGCAACTGCCGATGCTAAAGTATTTACTTTTACACCAGACCAACCCCTTTTGCCATTTGTGTTATATAACGGTACTATTACAACGGGTGCCACTGATAGCTTACGCACAGCGATGGTAAGCAACTATACATGGTCGTTTACTACCATACCGCAGGTAACCCTAACATCAAACCCTGTAGCAGGGGGTGTATCTACAGGTGCCGGTTTATTTGCCCAAGGTTCGGATGTTACCGTAACCGCTACACCAAACACAGGTTACACCTTTACCAACTGGACAAAGAACAAAGTAATTGTTTCTACCAGTTCGGACTATTTGTTTAAAATGGCCGGTAACGCTGCTTTGGTAGCTAACTACGCGGCAGTACCCGCCGGCAAATTCGCGGTTAATTTATCGTCAAGCCCGGTAGCAGGCGGTACAACTACGGGTGCAGGCTCATTTACTGCAGGTACAACTGTAACGGTAACAGCTAAGGCTAGCTCAGGTTACACCTTTACCAATTGGACACAAGCCGGAACGGTAGCTTCTACCAGTACCAGTTATCCGTTTAAAATAACCGGCAACCGCAGCCTTGTAGCACACTTCACAAAAGTTGCCGCGGGTAGCTTCGCTTTAAATTTATCATCAAGCCCTACCGCCGGTGGCACTACAACTGGTTCGGGGCCTTATACCTCCGGTGCAACTGCAACTGCAACAGCCAAGGCTAATGCAGGTTATAACTTTAAAAATTGGACCAATAATGGCGCAATTGTATCTGCCAGTACCAGCTACCAGGTTGTAATGAACAGCGATGTTACGCTTGTAGCCAACTTTGTAAAGGTTACACCAGGCAATGTGGCGCTTAACCTATCATCAAACCCTGCTATTGGCGGTACAACTACCGGCTCAGGCTCGTACGTTATAGGTACTACGGCCACCGCTACTGCTAAAGCCAACACAGGCTATAGTTTTACTAACTGGACACGTGCCGGCAATATCGTATCTACCAGTACCAGCTATCAGGTTGTAATGACTGCTAATACCACACTTGTGGCCAACTTTACTAAAGTTGTAGCAGGTAACTTTGCGCTTAATCTTTCATCCAGCCCGTTTGCCGGTGGTAAAACTGTAGGTTCCGGTTCGTTTGCTTCGGGCACATTAGTAACTGCTACGGCAACAGCTAATATAGGTTATACCTTTACAAATTGGACAGATAACGGTGTGGTTGCCTCAATAGCTGCCAGTTATAAATTCGCGTTACTTGCCAACAGAACGTTAGTGGCTAACTTTACACTTATCCCACCTATTGGCCCGCCGCCAATAAATTTAGGTACAGCCGGCAACTTTACAGCATTGACTAAATCAGGCATATCTACAACAGGTGTAACATCTATAGTAGGTAACATTGGTGTAAGCCCTATATCGGCTACATCTATCACCGGATTTGGGTTAATTATGGATGCCAACGGGCAATCTTCGCACACGCCGATTGTTACAGGTAAAGTATTTGCAGCAGATTACGCTGCCCCTACACCAGCTAAGATGACCACCGCTGTTAATGATATGCAAACCGCATATACAACCGGCATGGGCCTGGTAACACCAGCACCTATTGTAGACTTATATGCAGGTAACATTAGCGGCAGAATATTGCCTCCAGGGTTATATAAGTATAATACAGGCGTTTTAATTACAAACGCCGGGGTTACACTAACGGGTGGCCCGAATGATACCTGGGTTTTCCAGATATCTCAAAACCTTACTGTAAATGGTAGTGCGAAAATTACCCTGTTGGGTGGTGCACAAGCTAAAAACATATTTTGGGTAGTAGCAGGCCAGGCAACATTGGGGACCAATGTAAACTTTAGCGGTATTATATTAAGCAAAACGCTGATATCGTTAAACACAGGCGCAAGGGTTAATGGTAAACTACTGGCGCAAACAGCAGTTACCTTAAACGCAGCTACAGTTACAACGCCATAA